The Hyphomicrobiales bacterium 4NK60-0047b genome includes the window TGAACTGTATGGCGGATGGTTTTTGCAACTTTTTGAGCCGCATTTGGATCATGTTCAGAGATATACAAACGGATATGCTGTAAGTCTCTAACAGCTCTTGGTGACCACCTTAATTCCATTGTGATTATTTTAAAAAGATATCTGCTTGAGGTGCCGGCTTTTCATCATCCTGCCCCCAACTATCAAGCCATTCAGAAACGGCAGCATCGGAAACGAATATTCCCTGGTCCGCTTCGTCAACAGCTCCTTCAATGGCCGCTATTTTTTGTTTTTGGCGTGCAATATATTCTGCGACAGCTTGCTCGACCAAAGCCTCATTTGATTGATTAGAGGCAGTGCTCAACTCATCAAGCTGCACTTTTAATTCGCTATCTATTTCACCGGAAATCGCGATTTTTGTCATAGTCTAATCCATCAAATTTTTAGTTACTAATTATTGTAAGCTAAAGCTTAAAAATGTCAAAATTACTTCTCATCAAATCTCTCTCAAGAGTTCATGCAATCTTCACATAACATCTAAAATTTTAACCCTGGCTTATTTTCTTTTTCACCAGCAAATTTTTATTTCGCGCCTATATTCTAGCTAAAAATCACGCATTACTCGAAGTTAATAATGAGACTGTTTGGCTATGCTCTCTGATAACTCTTAACGTTCTGTGTGCTTGGCACAATCATTTGATTTACCCCCCTATTTCCATACAATTTTATAAACCCTAAGGATTAAGCAAGGACGCGATTTAGTCGCGTGCAAGATTGCAAAATCCTAAGGATTTTACTCTTGCCGGGTTTCCCTGGACCCACTCGGGGGAAGTCCCCCAAGACCCCCAGAAGATCCAGCGATGAAGTTTTAATTTGTAATAGGTCTGAGCCAATGAATGAGCGGAAAAAGTCAGCAAAGAAAGCATACCGAAAAAGTTATGATGCCACTGTGAAATACATCAATGTCTCATTGCCTCTCACAACTCATGCGGCTTTTCTAAGAAAAGCAAAACAACACAAATTATCTGTGACCACTTACTTCCGTAATCTCGCTCTCAAAGCCTTTCATTTTGAGCTCATTGCGTCCCCTCAAATTGAAAAAGATTTGCATGACCTCACCCTGCTCATTCGCAACATTGCCAACAACATAAATCAAATCGCCAGGCACTCAAACACAGTGCGCAAGCTG containing:
- a CDS encoding CopG family ribbon-helix-helix protein, which encodes MTKIAISGEIDSELKVQLDELSTASNQSNEALVEQAVAEYIARQKQKIAAIEGAVDEADQGIFVSDAAVSEWLDSWGQDDEKPAPQADIFLK